tggccagcctggtttcaaactccaggactgaagtgatctgcccacctcggcctcccaaagtgctgggattaccggtgtgagacactgcaccttgCCAATAAAAGGTTTTTAAATCTATTGGAAGGATTTTGTGTTCACTTCAGGCACcatggagaaagagggagggcTGGGGTATTTGAGAGAATGGGAATAAAAGTTTATACACCTTACAAATGCTGATACTTACTATACCTGATCTAGAATTCCCGTCTGGTACCTTGAAACAGATTGTCTTCTGCCTCTTCTTTTTCATTGGAAGGAACTTAACTACTTACACCTCTTCATTTGCTTAATGATCCCACctcttgatgttttatttttttcttgatgactTCATCTCAGCAAATTGCCCTTGTGAATTAGGATTTTTCCTAGTACACACGTATTTCaagacagaaatttattcttctgCTGACCATCAAAGTGGGCCCCAAATAATTTGACAGCCTCACAAGAAAGGTCCATTCTGCCACCTGCAGGAACTTAATACATGTGTTTTCATCTTAAAATTCACGTCTGTATAACAAAGAAActcaagaggaagaggaaggtaaTTTGAAAGCTTCCTATAGAATATCCTTTGTAAGTATTCAAAAATACTATCTGATAAAAATATGCCAATATTTGTGATACCTGTAAGCCTGAGATCATGGTGCCAGATATGAAACGGGAGAGATGAAATTATTGCTTTGTTTCTTCAAGGAACTCACTTATTCTTCATCATTTATCAGGCAATTACTTAGTTTTATCACAATATTCAATATTTGCACTTTCTGTGCAAGCCAGGAGTTGCAAACAATCAGCGTATCCATATGAGATGGGTGAAATGTACGGGGCAAGGGGGTCACTTCGAGAGATATTAAACAACCTTTAGAAGCAGCAAGTTAGAAATACACCAGACAACCACAGTtggattttaaaagtataagcCTTCAtgaaaaaaagttagaaacaGATTTAGATTAAATAACAATTATATTTACGTTCATAATACAAGTATATACCCTATGCACACACTGAGAAAATTTACGTTTCTGGGGAAATTTTTTAAGGATTAAAGAATTCAGAACTTTTCTTAGGGTTTTATATGAGAACTGAGTAATGCTGTCATGCAGTCTCACTGTCTGGACCTCAAATTTACTAATAGCCTGGGTACAGGTCATTGTGACAAAACTGTAGTGAAAAGAACCAATGATATTCAAAGCATTTCAACATTATCTTTTGTTTATAACCCTTGTGCCGGTATAAGATTAAATCCTTACCTTATCACATGTAGCAAGATGATCTTGTACGTGTAGTGCAATAAACCCATTCAGGGCCTGGTAAAACTCCCGAGGAGCATTTATAATCTGCAGTGGAAGGTAGTGGAGACATGGTATGAAATCAGCAGGGTTAGCTGCTGCACTGGAGGCCTTGAGTAAGTCGTCATTCGTTTTAACTATCTTAAGAAATTCCTGATCACTGTGGTCATATCTCTTGCCAAAGCAAAGGGCACAGACAACGTTGGCCACCGCACAGGTGATCCCATTTCTGGGGTCAAAGCTGCCATTCTTGGAAGTCAACTCTACAAAGACTGTCACCAGTTCAGAAACTTCTTCAGTGACATGCTCCTCAAGTAAGCAAGAGCAAGTGGAGGATTTTGCTTCTGCATTAGAAAAAGTTCATAAGGCTTTAGAGACAATTTTTTTATGAAGTTTCCAACTCTCTCCATAATTCACTGAAAATGAAAGACTCTTTCCTTCTGCCAGGAAAGAAAATGTGTGCATGTTAGGTCTGCCTGCAAAATGCTCCCCATCCTTATGTAGTACTTGTTTCaccatttccattccatttaccACCAAGACAGGCACCATGCCAAATTTGAGgacaaatttcttcctcatctccatTAACGTAAGGTAAGGATGATCTCCAAGCTGGTGAAGATTCCCTATGATGGGGAAGGACCAAGGGCCAGGAGGAGACACCTGCTTTCTGCCCTTGTCCCTGAGAGctcttacaaaaacaaaaaccatcacCAAAATGATGAGAGAAGTGGTCACCTCTCCAGGAGTGACTGCCAGGTCGAGAATCATTTTTGGGAACATAACacctaaaacagaaaaatgtctatcttatttttgtagttttagacaTACACTAAGTAGCCTCTCTCCCTTTAAACATTTAAGGGGAAAGTACAGACTCTTTGAGATTAGTTGAAAGCCCTTCTTACCTGATGCACTGAAAGAGCAAAATCAAATTCTTGCAAAATCAAATTCTTGCAAAATGAATGGCATCTTTATCCTAATTTGATTCTTTTCACAGTTCTAATCACCAGACCAAAATCCTGCAACGTGAGTCACTGACCATAGACAGAAGAAGATGAAAGTCAATGGAGAAAGCAGTCTGTTGACTTGGAAAAGGATTGAGGCTCCAGCAGCTGACTTTATACTCATTCGTGGGACCTCAGTGCCTCCACTTAACCTCAGTGAATCCCAGTTTTCTCCTCTAACTAGCTTACCTCACAGATTTAGTCACATTCTTTCAGTAAATGTTTACCACACCCCCTAATATCAAGCACtaagaatacaaaacaaaaattcacagACTAATGAGGAAActaggtaaataaaaataagattagaaAGTGGAAAGTGCCATAAGAGAATTGGGTGCAGAGTAGTCTATCGTTGTCTGTGGATCAaatcagattattattttttaaaaagtacttggggccaggtgcagtggctcacacctgtaatcccagcactttaggaggccgaagctggtggatcacttgaggtcaggagttcgagaccagcctggccaacatggtgaaacctagtctctcctaaaaacacaaaaattagccaggcatggtggcgtatgcctgtaatcccagctactcaggaggccaaggcaggagaatcacttgaacctgagaggcagaggttccagtgagccaagatcataccattgcactccagcctcggcgacagagagaaactgtctcaaaagaaaaaaaaaaaaaacagtactttGTGAATTACAAGCCATTTAATGGGTATCTAATTGGTTGTTTGCCTGCTCCCTCCatccttggacttcccaggctgtTTATTAGGGTTACTTTCTCAATTCTTTCTGCTCTATGACCATGGGTGGTTAATCTAAGAATGGGCAACTAGCCCAAGATAAATCCTTCTTAGGA
The nucleotide sequence above comes from Symphalangus syndactylus isolate Jambi chromosome 3, NHGRI_mSymSyn1-v2.1_pri, whole genome shotgun sequence. Encoded proteins:
- the LOC129479321 gene encoding LOW QUALITY PROTEIN: cytochrome P450 1A4-like (The sequence of the model RefSeq protein was modified relative to this genomic sequence to represent the inferred CDS: substituted 3 bases at 3 genomic stop codons), with amino-acid sequence MFPKMILDLAVTPGEVTTSLIILVMVFVFVRALRDKGRKQVSPPGPWSFPIIGNLHQLGDHPYLTLMEMRKKFVLKFGMVPVLVVNGMEMVKQVLHKDGEHFAGRPNMHTFSFLAEGKSLSFSVNYGESWKLHKKIVSKALXTFSNAEAKSSTCSCLLEEHVTEEVSELVTVFVELTSKNGSFDPRNGITCAVANVVCALCFGKRYDHSDQEFLKIVKTNDDLLKASSAAANPADFIPCLHYLPLQIINAPREFYQALNGFIALHVQDHLATCDKDHIRDIADALINVCHNKYAATKTDTLNDSEIISTVSDLFGAGFETVSTYLYWSFLYLIHYPEIQAKIQAKIQEEIDGKIGLRPPRFEDRKILPYTEAFINEVFRHASFLPFTIPHCTTADTTLNGYFIPRKTCTFINMYQVNHDETTWDNPSLFRPDRFLNKNRELNKSLVEKVLIFGMGIRKCLGEDVARNELLTFITPVLQQLKLKKCPRAKLDLTPTYGLVMRPKPYQLQAELHPXSSSSAXILRLSGGFLTQFRKTDDLSLFN